In one window of Caenimonas aquaedulcis DNA:
- a CDS encoding alpha/beta hydrolase family protein → MFQYFPGNYMWSLAVNRALASGGMLGEIDWACADLREAVAAGAPSDNEAWHLAWTKLARQVEGIAADAAAKGRNVTARDHFLRASLYFQWAEAFLKPGDDRGAALYRSHLDTFAQGAARSEPAIEIVDIPFDGGTLYSYFVRAPGGGKRPAVVLSDGLDGTKEEMIYVALALAQRGISTLAVDHPGQGATLRLSGLKARHDSEVAAGAAVDYLTGRPDVDAQRIGIVAASMGGYYAPRAAAYEKRFKACVAWGAVYDYHSVWMRRFKVQPGQGVSLDVTAAMGTTGDHILHIVGAKDFDQALRKLEPFHLREAAKDITCDILILHGEEDRQTPAADARTLFEAIPSPRKEMRVFTRQEGGAAHVQLDRPEPALSMLSDWLVDHL, encoded by the coding sequence ATGTTTCAGTACTTCCCCGGCAACTACATGTGGTCGCTGGCCGTCAACCGGGCGCTCGCGAGCGGCGGCATGCTCGGCGAGATCGACTGGGCCTGCGCCGACCTTCGCGAGGCCGTCGCGGCCGGCGCCCCTTCGGACAACGAGGCCTGGCACCTGGCATGGACGAAGCTCGCGCGGCAGGTCGAAGGCATCGCCGCCGACGCCGCCGCCAAAGGCCGCAATGTCACCGCACGCGACCACTTCCTGCGCGCGTCCCTGTACTTCCAGTGGGCCGAGGCGTTCCTCAAGCCCGGCGACGACCGGGGCGCCGCCCTGTATCGCAGCCATCTCGACACGTTCGCCCAGGGAGCGGCTCGCTCCGAGCCCGCCATCGAGATCGTCGACATCCCCTTCGACGGGGGCACGCTCTACAGCTACTTCGTCCGCGCGCCCGGTGGCGGAAAGCGGCCGGCCGTCGTCCTGTCCGACGGGCTCGACGGCACCAAGGAAGAGATGATCTACGTGGCGCTCGCCCTCGCGCAGCGCGGCATCTCCACGCTGGCCGTCGACCACCCGGGCCAAGGGGCGACGCTGCGCCTGTCCGGCCTGAAGGCACGGCACGATTCGGAAGTGGCGGCCGGCGCCGCGGTCGATTACCTCACCGGCCGCCCGGACGTGGACGCGCAGCGCATCGGCATCGTCGCGGCGAGCATGGGTGGCTACTATGCGCCGCGCGCGGCGGCCTACGAGAAGCGCTTCAAGGCCTGCGTGGCCTGGGGCGCCGTGTACGATTACCACTCGGTGTGGATGCGACGCTTCAAGGTGCAGCCCGGGCAAGGGGTTTCGCTGGACGTGACGGCCGCCATGGGCACCACGGGCGACCACATCCTGCACATCGTCGGGGCGAAGGATTTCGACCAGGCGCTGCGCAAGCTCGAACCCTTCCACCTGCGGGAGGCCGCGAAGGACATCACGTGCGACATCCTCATCCTGCACGGGGAGGAAGACAGGCAGACACCCGCTGCCGACGCCCGCACCCTGTTCGAGGCGATTCCCTCGCCGCGCAAGGAGATGCGCGTGTTCACGCGGCAGGAAGGCGGCGCGGCGCATGTCCAGCTCGACCGGCCGGAACCCGCGCTCAGCATGCTGAGCGACTGGCTGGTCGATCACCTCTGA